A genome region from Vallitalea okinawensis includes the following:
- a CDS encoding carbohydrate ABC transporter permease → MTEIRTNTNKWLVKTEKNKKGIVGKLILTAILLIIGILNIYPFLFMLSSSFKPLNQMFEYPIQLIPRTFILQNYKNLFLPEYYFTRWYANTLTMITLTVALKTFIVSMTAYAFARLRFKGRDIIFLVFLAAMMMPPDVTIIPKYVIFKFINITDTMWSLILPSTFDVFFVFMLRQFFITIPMSLSEAAIIDGCSHFKVFYKIILPLTKPAMITMTIFTFVWGWNDYMNPYIFISDTRKQMLTVGIKLFTTSMASDYTTQMAAATLVLIPVLILFLFAQKFFIEGITTSGVKG, encoded by the coding sequence ATGACAGAGATTCGTACCAATACAAACAAGTGGTTAGTAAAGACAGAGAAAAATAAAAAAGGAATAGTAGGGAAGTTGATATTAACAGCAATTTTATTAATTATTGGAATATTAAATATTTACCCTTTTTTATTCATGCTATCTTCATCATTTAAACCATTAAACCAAATGTTTGAATACCCTATTCAACTCATCCCCAGAACGTTTATCTTACAAAATTACAAGAATTTATTCTTGCCAGAATATTACTTTACTAGGTGGTATGCTAACACATTAACGATGATTACACTAACAGTAGCATTAAAAACCTTTATTGTAAGTATGACGGCCTATGCATTTGCTAGATTGAGATTTAAAGGAAGAGATATAATATTTTTAGTTTTTTTAGCAGCAATGATGATGCCTCCTGATGTTACCATTATACCTAAATATGTAATTTTTAAATTCATAAATATTACAGATACCATGTGGAGTTTAATATTACCAAGTACCTTTGATGTTTTTTTTGTATTTATGTTGAGGCAATTTTTTATAACGATCCCAATGTCTCTTTCTGAGGCAGCAATTATTGATGGCTGTAGTCATTTTAAAGTTTTTTATAAAATTATACTACCTCTAACTAAACCTGCAATGATTACCATGACTATATTTACATTCGTATGGGGCTGGAATGATTACATGAACCCGTATATATTTATTTCCGACACGAGAAAACAAATGTTAACTGTTGGAATTAAGCTATTCACTACTTCAATGGCTTCGGATTATACCACTCAAATGGCAGCGGCAACATTAGTATTAATTCCGGTATTGATACTGTTTTTATTCGCACAAAAATTCTTTATAGAAGGCATAACAACAAGTGGAGTGAAAGGATAA
- a CDS encoding FAD-dependent oxidoreductase yields MPREKKIENYDVVIIGGGAAGLTAAIYAGRARLNTLLIEKALVGGLATYTNEIENYPGFPNSPKGEDITNLMKEQAKKMGVKFKLTDVKSVDLKGEDKVVETFRNKYIAKSVILATGGRPRITGAKNEENYLFDKGISFCATCDAAANTDKHVVVIGSGDAAIEEGMFLTKFASKVTVSVMHDEGIMDCNEIAKEAALANPKMEFVWNTVADSFEGEGHLDKVVLKNLKTGELVPVECDNCFEFIGYIPNTEIFKDQIDLTSRGYIITNEKMETNIEGVYACGDVREKWLKQVATAVGDGAIAGFAAEKYIAESECFHDIIMQKEKPGLIYLYNAIDASSRELLTSMEEIQGKFDEQVVLNRVDIYKSTGIADRLNVENFPAVVITKDGEVVKTMTEDINVDEIMDTFNSIA; encoded by the coding sequence ATGCCAAGAGAAAAAAAGATTGAAAACTATGACGTTGTAATCATCGGAGGTGGAGCTGCTGGTTTAACAGCTGCTATTTATGCAGGACGTGCTCGTCTTAATACATTATTAATCGAAAAAGCACTAGTTGGTGGTCTAGCTACTTACACTAACGAAATTGAAAACTATCCTGGATTCCCAAATAGCCCAAAAGGTGAAGATATTACTAACTTAATGAAAGAACAAGCTAAAAAAATGGGTGTTAAGTTCAAACTAACAGATGTTAAGTCTGTTGATTTAAAAGGTGAAGATAAAGTTGTTGAAACTTTTAGAAATAAATACATTGCGAAATCCGTTATTTTAGCCACTGGTGGTCGTCCAAGAATAACAGGTGCTAAGAATGAAGAAAACTATCTGTTTGATAAAGGTATCTCCTTCTGTGCTACTTGTGATGCTGCTGCAAATACAGATAAGCATGTTGTTGTTATTGGTAGTGGTGACGCTGCTATTGAAGAGGGTATGTTCCTCACTAAATTTGCTAGCAAAGTAACTGTTTCTGTCATGCACGATGAAGGTATTATGGACTGTAATGAAATTGCTAAAGAGGCTGCTTTAGCAAACCCTAAGATGGAGTTTGTATGGAATACAGTTGCAGATTCTTTTGAAGGTGAAGGACATTTAGATAAGGTTGTCCTTAAGAACTTAAAGACTGGTGAATTAGTACCTGTTGAATGTGACAACTGTTTCGAATTCATCGGTTACATTCCTAACACAGAGATCTTTAAAGATCAAATCGATTTAACTTCAAGAGGTTATATTATCACTAATGAAAAGATGGAAACTAACATTGAAGGTGTTTACGCTTGTGGTGATGTACGCGAGAAGTGGTTAAAGCAAGTAGCTACAGCTGTCGGTGATGGTGCTATTGCAGGTTTTGCAGCTGAAAAATATATTGCTGAAAGTGAATGCTTCCATGATATTATCATGCAAAAAGAGAAACCCGGCTTAATCTATCTATACAATGCTATTGATGCATCATCAAGAGAATTGCTCACATCAATGGAAGAAATCCAAGGTAAATTCGATGAACAAGTTGTATTGAATAGAGTAGATATCTATAAATCTACAGGTATTGCTGATCGTCTAAATGTAGAAAACTTCCCAGCTGTTGTTATTACAAAAGATGGCGAAGTGGTAAAGACCATGACTGAAGATATCAATGTTGATGAAATCATGGATACCTTCAACTCAATTGCATAG
- a CDS encoding type 2 periplasmic-binding domain-containing protein, which produces MTRIKKMISLLLMATLLVSGFSGCTNSGEENSQGTTSSDSQKENGGDVGSKVNSSDNGEDYVLKWALTAQEAQRGETQDMIDLLAEKGIKVEAWTIPQHKDGEADKLLISLMGGEEIDICYDAYPNMKRKHSAGVIMPIEELANNVGYDLEGSFGQFLPKFNGTIYGVPAISDIWLTLYNKKIFDDAGMEYPSADNWTWEKYIETAEKLTDISKGIYGSYMVTEWNNYNYMLATQKGVPHYKEDGSSNHDDPAFAEALAFNYAFGNDYQVQPDFLTMNSKQLPYDSFTTGNYGMFVCGGWTTILMSDEEKYPRDWDFGILPMPYPEGYDKSTLSVTGNYWIPTTSQHVEEAFEAITIIAEDLYKLGYGRVPARVDLSQEKLDTYITEQLVVPFVEDGVTVDDIKNAWFDPERIVYPEKIVGPGDVAINQAFNEEGGLYGIGEKSLEEAMKSIKEKANRAINDDLNK; this is translated from the coding sequence ATGACTAGGATAAAAAAAATGATATCTTTGTTATTGATGGCAACGCTGTTAGTTAGTGGGTTTAGTGGTTGCACTAACTCAGGTGAAGAGAATTCACAAGGTACTACAAGCAGTGATAGCCAAAAAGAAAATGGTGGAGATGTAGGTTCTAAAGTAAATAGTAGTGATAATGGGGAGGACTATGTGTTAAAATGGGCTCTTACTGCTCAGGAGGCTCAGAGAGGTGAAACACAGGATATGATTGATTTATTAGCTGAAAAAGGGATTAAAGTAGAAGCATGGACTATTCCACAACATAAGGACGGAGAAGCAGATAAATTACTCATTAGCTTAATGGGCGGAGAAGAAATTGATATTTGTTATGATGCTTATCCAAATATGAAAAGGAAGCATAGTGCAGGGGTTATAATGCCTATTGAAGAATTAGCTAATAATGTTGGCTACGATTTAGAAGGGTCTTTTGGTCAATTTCTTCCTAAATTTAATGGTACTATTTACGGGGTTCCAGCTATTTCAGATATATGGTTAACGCTATATAATAAAAAAATATTTGATGATGCAGGGATGGAATATCCTTCAGCAGATAACTGGACATGGGAAAAGTATATTGAAACAGCAGAAAAATTAACCGATATTTCAAAAGGTATTTACGGATCATATATGGTTACAGAATGGAACAACTACAACTATATGTTAGCTACACAAAAAGGTGTTCCACATTACAAAGAAGATGGTTCATCAAATCATGATGATCCAGCATTTGCTGAAGCCTTAGCATTCAATTATGCTTTTGGAAATGACTATCAAGTACAACCAGATTTTTTGACCATGAATAGTAAACAATTACCATATGATAGTTTCACTACAGGAAATTACGGTATGTTTGTTTGCGGTGGCTGGACAACAATCTTAATGAGTGATGAAGAAAAATATCCTAGAGATTGGGATTTTGGTATATTACCAATGCCTTACCCAGAGGGGTATGATAAATCAACTCTTTCTGTAACGGGGAATTATTGGATACCTACAACTTCCCAACATGTAGAAGAAGCTTTTGAAGCTATTACAATTATTGCTGAGGATCTATACAAGTTAGGATATGGGAGGGTACCTGCGAGAGTAGACCTTAGTCAAGAAAAATTAGATACATATATTACAGAGCAATTGGTCGTTCCATTTGTTGAAGATGGGGTGACAGTAGACGATATAAAAAATGCTTGGTTTGACCCAGAAAGGATTGTATATCCGGAGAAGATCGTAGGTCCTGGTGATGTAGCAATTAATCAAGCTTTCAATGAAGAAGGTGGACTTTACGGTATTGGTGAAAAGAGTCTAGAAGAAGCGATGAAATCAATTAAAGAGAAAGCTAACAGAGCTATCAATGATGATCTAAATAAATAA
- a CDS encoding sulfatase-like hydrolase/transferase, whose amino-acid sequence MKPNILMIMTDQQRFDSVSYYGKKVPSTPHLDSLAVESIVFSNTYTPSPVCAPARAAIKSGQYPPGCGVINNWVEFKEGTELMTDRLIKQDYSTALCGKLHFVPHKNNFGFQYRKLNDAPYSTYADDDRYSDYLEWLRDNYFDDKNIDPVVLFDKDEESFDSNIFQFSMGSDFRLEEEHDIPWTVEESIQFMERRDKEKPFFLFTSFFGPHQPYMPPLPWKNMYDHKEIELPPQFYASMEKSPIFEKTVGNLRKRISETYSAQDYKKLLAAYYGQISMIDHYIGKLLSYLKENQLWNNTMIIFVSDHGDYMGAYELFFKGQMYDACCKVPMFIKPPHGNSRGAIRDEVVNSLDLYGTILDIAGDQKWKKDNIESRSLVDLLNNDNTKWRNETYSIIGEKKDYNLTMLRKDHLKLMRLACGEDEPIYEMYDLMDEIAEVRNIYNVDSYKYEREDLKHQLDKWWKQQRNKYPEKTISHRKNNVKSK is encoded by the coding sequence GTGAAACCCAATATTTTGATGATTATGACAGATCAGCAGCGTTTTGATAGTGTTTCATACTATGGTAAAAAAGTCCCTTCAACGCCCCATTTAGATAGCCTTGCTGTAGAAAGCATAGTCTTTAGTAATACCTATACACCATCACCTGTTTGTGCTCCAGCAAGAGCCGCTATAAAGAGTGGTCAATACCCACCAGGGTGTGGCGTTATCAACAATTGGGTTGAATTCAAGGAAGGTACAGAGTTGATGACAGATAGGCTGATTAAGCAAGACTATTCAACAGCACTTTGTGGGAAATTACATTTTGTGCCTCATAAAAATAACTTCGGTTTTCAATATAGAAAATTAAATGATGCACCCTACTCAACTTATGCAGATGACGATCGCTATTCTGATTATTTAGAGTGGTTAAGAGATAATTATTTTGATGATAAGAATATTGATCCAGTAGTATTATTTGATAAGGACGAGGAGAGTTTTGATAGTAATATCTTTCAGTTTAGTATGGGAAGTGATTTTCGTTTAGAAGAAGAACATGATATTCCTTGGACTGTAGAGGAATCCATTCAGTTCATGGAGCGGAGAGATAAAGAAAAGCCATTTTTTTTGTTCACTTCATTTTTTGGACCACATCAACCCTATATGCCGCCATTACCTTGGAAAAACATGTACGACCATAAGGAGATTGAATTACCACCACAATTCTATGCTTCTATGGAAAAAAGTCCGATCTTTGAGAAAACAGTAGGAAATCTTAGGAAAAGGATAAGCGAAACTTATAGTGCCCAAGACTATAAAAAATTATTGGCTGCTTACTATGGGCAAATTTCAATGATCGATCATTATATTGGAAAACTATTAAGTTATCTAAAAGAAAACCAACTATGGAATAATACAATGATCATTTTTGTTTCTGATCATGGGGATTACATGGGTGCATATGAATTATTTTTTAAAGGGCAGATGTATGATGCCTGTTGTAAAGTGCCTATGTTTATCAAGCCACCTCATGGCAACAGTAGAGGAGCGATTAGAGATGAAGTCGTTAATAGCTTAGATTTATATGGAACTATTTTAGATATTGCGGGAGACCAGAAATGGAAAAAAGATAATATTGAATCCCGTAGTTTAGTGGATTTATTAAACAATGATAACACCAAGTGGCGAAATGAGACCTATTCCATCATTGGAGAGAAAAAAGACTATAATCTAACAATGTTAAGAAAAGATCATCTTAAATTAATGCGGCTTGCATGTGGTGAAGATGAGCCTATTTATGAGATGTATGATTTGATGGATGAGATAGCAGAGGTAAGAAACATATATAATGTTGATTCCTATAAATATGAAAGAGAAGATCTTAAACATCAATTGGATAAATGGTGGAAACAACAAAGAAATAAATACCCTGAGAAAACAATATCTCATCGCAAAAATAACGTAAAAAGTAAATAA
- a CDS encoding DUF5107 domain-containing protein — translation MKPTLTLTKKVYESVEFIGDSSVPSLGEMINVQNKEKQENHLSEDEGLFIGYGKIAGCFPYKEKNQYTTHLRGKEVNVAVLENKYLKATFLTEFGGRLWELFDKKEGRNLLYTNDVIQPRNLAIRNAWFSGGVEWNIGSIGHSSFTCEPMNVAETVREDGIPILRLYEFERNRQVTYQMDFWLEEDSDILFCRMRIDNRNDEMIPMYWWSNIAVPEFDHGRIVVPATSSYKNSINPSIRKVAIPIDNEINQDITYYNDIDAPVDYFFDIEENKRKYITNLDETGYGLLQFSSDKLRGRKLFSWGHLQGSDNWQDILTKEAGKYIEIQAGLAKTQYECVPMPPHTAWEWVECYTSLKLPPEQVFNNYSDAVLAVDCVIEELWGKYNLNDLVTKTKHTIGKKKFDLKSNASGFGGLENLRREKQGEPLISEYLEFTRQDDNIKDWITLLEEGNFDNKDVNKVPQSFMLGEEWLKILEKSSENEGIDNWYVWYHLGIMYKYYKDYKKALICFEQSIILDITPWAYHALAYLYIDMNAIKKAVKYATKAIQLKSNDYSLCESCLKILLNNEYYGAIIECYAMLDKSLKKVGRIKMYLAFAYAHTGDVDQASEIMDSDGGLMVDDIREGEVSITELWILLFKKKNPAVKEEDIIIPKKYDFRMH, via the coding sequence TTGAAACCAACGTTAACATTAACAAAAAAAGTATATGAAAGTGTTGAATTCATTGGTGATTCATCTGTACCATCTTTAGGTGAAATGATTAATGTTCAGAATAAAGAAAAGCAAGAGAATCACTTGTCAGAAGATGAAGGGCTGTTTATTGGATATGGCAAAATAGCTGGCTGTTTCCCTTATAAAGAGAAAAATCAATACACTACTCATTTAAGAGGAAAAGAAGTTAATGTAGCCGTACTTGAAAATAAATATTTGAAAGCTACATTTCTTACAGAATTTGGTGGAAGGCTTTGGGAGTTATTTGATAAGAAAGAAGGGCGTAATTTGCTCTATACTAATGATGTGATTCAGCCAAGAAATCTAGCTATAAGGAATGCTTGGTTCAGTGGAGGTGTTGAATGGAATATTGGTTCTATAGGTCATTCATCCTTTACTTGTGAACCAATGAATGTAGCAGAAACTGTAAGAGAAGATGGCATACCCATTTTACGATTGTACGAGTTTGAAAGAAATCGTCAAGTAACTTATCAAATGGATTTCTGGTTAGAAGAGGATTCTGATATTCTATTCTGCCGTATGCGAATTGATAATCGTAATGATGAGATGATACCTATGTATTGGTGGTCCAATATAGCGGTTCCCGAGTTTGACCATGGGCGAATTGTTGTACCAGCCACATCCTCTTATAAAAATTCTATCAATCCTAGTATTCGAAAGGTTGCTATTCCGATTGACAATGAAATCAATCAAGATATTACATACTATAATGATATAGATGCACCTGTCGATTATTTCTTTGATATTGAAGAAAATAAAAGAAAGTACATTACTAACTTGGATGAAACGGGGTATGGGCTTCTTCAGTTTTCTTCTGATAAATTACGAGGAAGAAAACTATTTTCATGGGGTCATCTCCAAGGTTCAGATAATTGGCAAGATATATTAACTAAAGAAGCTGGAAAATATATAGAAATTCAAGCCGGTCTTGCAAAAACTCAATATGAGTGTGTTCCAATGCCGCCTCATACAGCTTGGGAATGGGTGGAATGTTATACTAGTTTAAAATTACCCCCAGAGCAAGTGTTCAATAACTATTCCGATGCAGTACTAGCAGTAGACTGTGTCATAGAAGAACTATGGGGAAAGTACAATTTAAATGATTTAGTAACGAAAACAAAACATACAATAGGAAAGAAAAAGTTTGATCTTAAAAGTAACGCAAGTGGATTTGGTGGATTAGAAAATCTACGAAGAGAAAAGCAAGGAGAACCACTTATAAGTGAATACCTTGAATTCACAAGGCAAGATGATAACATTAAAGATTGGATCACTTTACTAGAAGAAGGTAATTTTGATAATAAAGATGTAAATAAGGTACCACAGAGTTTTATGCTTGGTGAAGAATGGCTTAAGATACTAGAAAAATCCTCAGAAAATGAAGGAATAGACAATTGGTATGTTTGGTATCACTTAGGGATCATGTATAAGTATTATAAGGATTATAAAAAGGCACTAATTTGTTTTGAACAATCAATAATTCTAGACATTACCCCCTGGGCCTACCATGCTCTTGCTTATTTATATATAGACATGAATGCAATTAAAAAAGCAGTCAAATATGCTACAAAAGCTATACAGTTAAAAAGTAATGATTATTCTTTATGTGAAAGCTGTCTGAAGATATTATTGAATAATGAGTACTATGGTGCAATTATTGAATGTTATGCTATGCTTGATAAGAGTTTAAAGAAGGTAGGCCGCATTAAGATGTATCTAGCATTTGCATACGCGCATACAGGAGATGTGGATCAAGCTTCTGAAATCATGGACTCAGATGGTGGACTAATGGTAGATGATATTCGAGAAGGAGAAGTTTCAATTACTGAACTGTGGATACTTCTATTTAAAAAGAAGAACCCTGCAGTAAAAGAAGAAGATATCATTATCCCTAAAAAATATGATTTTAGAATGCACTAG
- a CDS encoding sensor histidine kinase → MKKRLYNLWRYWDKLKLKHRLILLNFTIIILITSIITVIMLNYSKKIISENSTVLIQDSINQINRSIDEMLKEQLYAVSEFIINDDDINEYLSRYNKEQYIGNRQKEVDTFLIRKKLSEQYFIYQEHINLAAIINDDGEVYNLSYPVNEDSIVQNYIDNLIRKAEISKDLTVKWYPLTDNIFTEKDAGQSRINNVVIARRNMIRATSGKYIGEQIYTISEKAIYEKYSDSELIKEGIVFIIDRNGHLVSHSQLEMIESKNLENHSTIIHEVLNNPENSYFISSDNKLVIHESLNEKNWITIAVMPTNIIYKDISRIYFLFILLIVILLLIAGISITMISDRIVQPIKRIIRSMEEVEKGNFNVSVNIKGQYEISKLAKYYNNMISKINQLIEEEYILEKKKKTAELDALMAQINPHFLYNTLESIVWKARSIGAEDISEMSYSLGKFFRISVNRGQIIVPVEEELNHVRAYVNIQKIRYGNKFDMTIHLEDEHIKAYKTLKLILQPIVENAIMYGIEPLEGVGYIKITVLEDVGHLLFIIEDNGKGMVKDRLDVVMNKLNTYKDMGNEEVDVKEMKRNGGIGLSNVCERIRLYFGEEYGIRIESTLNQGTVVTIKMPLME, encoded by the coding sequence ATGAAAAAACGATTATATAATTTATGGCGTTATTGGGACAAATTAAAATTAAAACATCGGCTAATCTTATTGAATTTTACGATTATTATTTTAATAACAAGTATTATTACAGTGATTATGTTAAACTATTCAAAAAAAATTATTAGTGAAAATTCAACAGTACTCATTCAGGATTCTATTAATCAAATCAATAGGAGTATTGATGAGATGCTAAAAGAGCAATTATATGCAGTATCAGAATTTATTATCAATGATGATGACATAAACGAATATTTATCAAGGTATAATAAAGAACAATATATAGGCAATAGGCAAAAAGAAGTGGACACCTTTTTAATCCGTAAAAAGTTATCTGAGCAGTATTTTATATATCAAGAACATATTAACTTAGCAGCTATTATTAATGATGATGGTGAGGTCTATAATCTATCCTATCCTGTTAATGAGGATAGTATTGTACAAAATTATATTGACAATTTAATAAGAAAAGCCGAAATAAGCAAGGATTTAACTGTGAAATGGTACCCATTAACAGATAATATCTTTACAGAAAAAGATGCAGGTCAATCTAGAATCAATAATGTGGTTATTGCTCGAAGAAACATGATTCGAGCAACAAGTGGAAAATACATTGGAGAACAAATTTATACCATCTCTGAAAAAGCCATTTACGAAAAATATAGTGACAGTGAATTAATTAAAGAGGGCATAGTATTTATCATTGATCGAAATGGTCATTTAGTATCCCATAGTCAACTAGAGATGATAGAATCTAAGAATCTGGAGAATCATTCTACGATTATTCATGAGGTTCTTAATAATCCTGAAAATAGTTATTTTATATCAAGTGATAATAAATTAGTCATTCATGAATCTCTTAATGAGAAGAATTGGATTACTATTGCAGTCATGCCCACGAACATTATTTATAAAGACATTAGTAGAATATACTTTTTATTTATACTACTAATAGTCATCTTATTATTAATTGCAGGAATTAGCATAACCATGATTTCGGATAGAATTGTTCAACCGATTAAGAGGATTATTAGGTCCATGGAAGAAGTAGAGAAAGGAAATTTTAATGTTAGTGTTAATATTAAAGGACAATATGAGATCAGTAAGTTGGCAAAATATTATAATAATATGATTTCAAAAATTAATCAATTAATAGAGGAAGAATACATACTTGAAAAAAAGAAAAAAACAGCAGAACTTGATGCATTAATGGCTCAAATCAATCCTCATTTTCTCTATAATACTCTAGAGTCTATTGTGTGGAAAGCAAGATCTATTGGCGCAGAAGATATTAGTGAGATGTCTTATAGTTTAGGAAAGTTTTTTAGGATATCTGTCAATCGGGGACAAATCATTGTACCTGTTGAGGAAGAGCTCAATCATGTAAGAGCTTATGTGAACATCCAGAAAATACGATATGGTAACAAGTTTGACATGACGATTCATTTAGAAGATGAACATATTAAGGCTTATAAGACATTAAAATTAATTTTACAACCCATAGTTGAAAATGCAATTATGTATGGCATTGAACCATTAGAAGGGGTGGGATACATTAAGATTACAGTATTAGAAGATGTTGGACACTTATTATTTATCATAGAAGATAACGGAAAAGGCATGGTAAAAGATAGATTAGATGTAGTGATGAATAAGTTAAATACCTATAAAGATATGGGAAATGAAGAAGTAGACGTGAAGGAAATGAAAAGGAATGGGGGCATAGGACTATCTAATGTGTGTGAAAGAATAAGACTTTATTTTGGAGAAGAGTATGGGATTAGGATTGAAAGTACATTGAATCAAGGGACAGTTGTGACAATTAAAATGCCCCTTATGGAATAG
- a CDS encoding carbohydrate ABC transporter permease, with amino-acid sequence MMKKKKLSIAEKEALTGVLFIFPYALGFLIFHALPFILSFVISMTDLRFISKISEVRFIFFDNFLEMFNDPYFWEAFSKSVQYTVIYVPLIMLLSLMLALMVNKKIYAKNAIKTMIFMPYISNIVAIAIVWGLLLDPIEGPINNLLMTLGMTNPPMWLMGAKTALPTVVIIAVWQGMGLQFITYLAALQGVPRELIEASQIDGANRWKSFIHVTLPMISPTTFFLTITSIISSLKNFSVVHALTEGGPGTSTRVLALNIVRETFASYRMGYASAQAIFVFVFILIITVIQWKGQRRFVSY; translated from the coding sequence ATGATGAAAAAAAAGAAATTATCCATAGCAGAGAAAGAAGCATTGACTGGAGTTCTCTTTATTTTTCCTTATGCTTTAGGATTTCTAATTTTTCACGCACTACCTTTTATTTTATCTTTTGTAATAAGCATGACAGATTTACGATTTATAAGTAAAATAAGTGAAGTGAGATTTATATTTTTTGATAATTTCTTAGAGATGTTTAATGATCCATATTTTTGGGAAGCATTCTCAAAAAGTGTTCAATATACGGTTATATATGTTCCTTTAATCATGTTATTAAGTCTTATGTTAGCTTTAATGGTTAATAAGAAAATATATGCAAAAAATGCTATTAAGACCATGATATTCATGCCTTATATATCCAATATAGTTGCTATTGCAATTGTATGGGGATTATTACTCGATCCCATTGAAGGTCCTATTAATAACTTACTAATGACATTAGGAATGACTAATCCGCCCATGTGGTTAATGGGAGCAAAGACAGCTTTGCCAACAGTGGTAATCATTGCAGTATGGCAGGGAATGGGACTACAATTTATTACTTATCTAGCAGCTTTACAAGGGGTGCCTAGGGAACTCATTGAAGCTTCACAGATCGATGGTGCTAATCGTTGGAAGTCATTTATTCACGTTACATTGCCAATGATTTCACCAACAACATTTTTCTTGACCATTACATCCATTATAAGCTCTCTGAAAAACTTCAGTGTGGTTCACGCGCTTACTGAAGGAGGACCAGGTACGTCTACACGGGTATTAGCCCTAAACATTGTTAGGGAAACATTTGCTTCTTATAGAATGGGGTATGCAAGTGCCCAAGCTATATTTGTATTTGTTTTTATTCTTATTATTACTGTTATTCAATGGAAGGGACAGAGAAGATTTGTAAGCTACTAA